From the Astyanax mexicanus isolate ESR-SI-001 chromosome 12, AstMex3_surface, whole genome shotgun sequence genome, the window aaaaaaacttccaataGAATGCATACAAATAGAAAGCCATCCTGATGCATAAATTAGAAAAGGGTTACGAAATAATATGTGAGTGTTTTGATCCCTCAGTGAACATCCCTGCTTCATTAATCAGAAAGCGGAAAGTGTATTACAACACCCAGACACAAATCATGCAGTGCAAATTAATCAACTCgacattatttaatattttatatttaagttaCATACAGTACAGTGTTTATGGACTTTTCTCTCCAGGATTATTAATTGTAAATGTCttgttaattaaaatgattttcatTCATCGGTTATCTGTCAGTATAACCTCACAAATAACTCTGAATATGGAGAGATCAACTTTAACTTAAATCTAATTGAAGCCTTCACTTAAGCCTTCCCACTAAACATTAATTTCAGTCTAGTCAGACAGCATTTTATCTTAGGTGCAGCAGATACAATACTGAAAGCCGCATCCTAACACAGTGGTAATGATGTAGGGTGGTGAGGTAAAATCGGTTTAACAGACTgtttaacagtctattttctgttGTCTTTGGCGTTGACAACCAATCGCCCTATAGTACAAACCAGCCATGCTTTGAAGGGTGCTTTATGTACAGAACCATCTACTAATATGACTGTCTCTCTGTTTCCCCACAGAATACATCAATGGATGGACCTATGATCAGGTCTTCTGCTTTTCTGGAaagaaattaaatcattttaaacatatgCACCCTTGCGGTGTCTTGAAGAAGAGTGACAGGAGATTTGTTGTTAGTATAATCCTTGCATTCATGTTCTTCATCAATAAGTCTATCTTGGCTGATAAAGACGGTATAGTCAGTTTTTATTTCCTTAATCAAAATCATTAAAAAGAATTGCATTACAATATTGTtgatttctgttcatttttagACCTTTGCAATATACTTTTACTTCTTTATTTGTACTGCATACCCACTTTgcttaaagttttcttttttttacaactgcTAAAATGCGTTTACCAGTACCTAAAATACTTACATTACAGCAACCCATCTGTCTCACATAATTAGCCAAACAGTTCATTTCCTGCTCAAACacgtattttttttgttacaccaCAAAAACCTGAATCAACACCAGTTTATTGATTCAAAACACTAGTGCACACAGTCAATCACAGCCCAAACACtctcaaaatacaaaaaaacagctgactactgaaaaaaacactgtatacacAACTTATCTaacttattacagtttttcttaaATGTTTAAACAATTTTTACGAAATGTGACTAAATTTCTTGGAAGTATTTTGGAACATGAAACACTGCACATAcaaccatgtttttttctaatcatTAGTGCTTTTCTCCACTAAGATCATCAGATAAACACTGATGCAATACTGTATTGGAGACCACTGTGGAAGTATTATTGTTGGCTCTGGTATCGTGTTACACTGTGATCAATCCAGTGTATCGGCCAGAacatcactaaagccagagtttTGTTTAAGAGGTTTATTACAGGCAGGGACATAGGTATTGTTACAGGCTGTGGTCAAGGAGAAACAAATAGAGGCAAATCTGTGAATAACAATACAGATACTAatgcactgaaataaagaaactgcAAATTCTACAGGCGTATCTAAAACATATCTATGGCACCACAGTTCTCAGGTGGTACTTAGGCGCCATCTAGTGGTCACCCTCAAAAACAGACTCAGTGAGAGTATACAGAATGAAGTGGCTGTTGCTTGTTGATAGCACAACAAAAAGTATCATATGAGTATCataaaagtatcaactcaagcatACAATGTGACTATACAACTTCAAGTATACAAATAACGTTAATGTTACTTAAAGAACTGAGAAgtgaattaaattcaattaaaaagaTGGGAAGGGTATGTGGCAGCAAAATCTACATTACATCCCACAGGAAATGACATCAGAGAATGAAATGTAACTTCAGCCAATGGCAGGTTTCCACAAGTATTCACATTAAGCACATTTTgacactaaataaaatatttataaattatcaAACTCTACAGTCAGTTCTGGGCCTTTTATACAAATACATTCAAAAGACCATTAACAAAGGTTTTTATATCTTTTGATTTAATTTGGCTATGTTTcatatttaaatgcataaaattgTGCGagaattcttttatttatttatttttgatagcATTTTACAGGACTACATGTATAtgaaacaaatgtaaatattataatgTAATAAACACTAGTGACACAGTGCCACTGGAAGCCATGCACTAccataccaccaccatgttttaaagaaGATGTGGTGTCAAGCTGTTTCAAGCCTTCTCTGTACCTTTTTCCCCATCATTCCGGTAAAGGCTGATCTTAGTTTCACCTATCCAAAGAACGCTGTTCcagaaccctttttttttttttgtaaagtctaAACCGGCCTATTTATTAATGATTTGAACCTTGTGGTGAACCCTCTGTATTCACTCTCATAAATCTTCcctttggatggatggatggatggatggatggatggatggatgggtggatggatgtcACCACTGCACTCTTCATTTCTGatagatttcttcttttttttcatgctAATGATGGTCTGTTTCACTTCCATTAAGAGCTCCTTTAACCGCATGTTGTGGGTTCAcagcaacagcttccaaatgcaaatgTCACACCTGGAATCATCTCCAGACCTTACCTGCTCAACTGATGATGTATTAATGAGGGAATAGCCCATGGGGACCATTAAATAGATATTGAGGTACTTTGTCCAATTATTTTTGAGCCACTGAAATGAGGAGGCGTTGTAGAAAATGGTTCTAATTCCTGAACActtcataggatatttttgttcataCCCTTGAAATAACCTGAATGTCTACATTTCAATTACATCTTAGTTGTTTCGTTTTAAATTCAGTGTGAGGGCATGCAGGGCTTAAATCGTGAAGATTGATttactgtccaaatatttctagACCTAACTGTAGAAAAACTCACTAAAATGTCACCTATGTATATACAATGAGAAAAACTACAAGGATACTTGATCGAAAAAGGTAGCAAATGGGTGTTACTGCTTTTTCACTTGTTCAAATGGAACACAATAAACTTGTATTGTTCTCAGTTGGTGTCAATTCAAGGCATGTCCAACGTGGACAAGCTGACCTGCCTGTTTGCAAAAGTCTTCCAGAACATTGtctctgatttattttattattttctcacaCCATAGGTATTATGTCGATCATCTCTTGCTGACTGACTGACTTTTCTTTCCCACACTATCTCTCACTTTACAGTAATATCATAAATATTAATTTTGTCCAACAGTAATGTGTAACTTTGTACTGCTGACATTGAGATATGCTACTCAGGAAAAAGTGCAGCACTTTAAAGCATTTTCAATCTGTCGTCAAAACATTAGGTATGAGAAAATACTGACAGAGTATTCTGATAAATGACAGCACCTTAACAGTCTTGTATATCATCAGTGACAAAGGGACTCTTCATTCTGATGACTGTGAAATGTTCACTGATATAAAACTGACCTTTGGGACTTAAAGGTACAAGGGTCTTTGAGTGATCAGATATTAGCTGATGATCCAGTATGTGCTGCTGTTTTTGAGAAATATACTTACTGTTAAGCAAATATTAATGATGTTCAAATTGACAGAGAAAAACTGCAATAAGCCTACAGTAAATGAGAAAAGTAGGTATAGTCTGACCTCCTGTGTTCAGTGTTGGAATTGTCCACTGAAGTACATTTTAAAGGCACATATCTGAGCAACACTTTCCCTATGGAGTACTGATCTTACAGTAAAATGCTACTTTGTCTTGTATTTGtatgatattaaaaatgtataatatcaACTTGTAGTAGACCTAGTTTGTACTGTTTCTCTTTAGTTTGaactttttatattaaaataatacaacattttttactgggaacaggtgtgttactttttaaacatattttcagaagataaagagaaaaaactgACGCATAaaattattacataattttaTCAAAAATACCTCCCACAGCTGCATACTCTAGTATCGGGTcaaattaaaatagttaaaagcGGGAAGCTATTCATAACTTAGTATTGATTTTACTTCTCATGCCGAGCAATAAAGTTCTATAATTTCTTTTCACCTTATTCACACACCTGAACATGGGTCTTTGCTTTGCAAAAACAAACCAGTATCCATGACTggctggccacacacacacacacacttcacttttAGAGGTGCTTAAGCTCCCCTAATAAGGGgccttattaatataataatttaacaatgattattaatgtattaataatactactaataatgtaATAGAAGTTTGTATTTAATAATGGTTGAAAAGCAATTTGGGCTATACTCATATCACAAAGATTACAAGTTTTAAAGGATGCTTTAAATATTTTGCACAGCTCCAGTAGTGGATATGAAGATTGACAAAGTTTGCCTAAGTTTAAAATTATTTGGCCAAATTTTACTTATGATATCTTTAGgtgtttttaatcatgttttattgcCACTACATGTTTTATGGTTTTATAGCTACTATatacagacaattgtttttttttttcataaaataatgCCTTTAAAGATTAATTTAtctatacatttgtttttttgtattacatTTAGTTTTATATTAGCTTTTGTTACATACTAGCTTTTACATAgtacttttatttctaatttgatTTATTAGGTGGCCCATTTATGTGCCCTTTTAGGTGTCACTTCTGCACTCAAAGAACTATAAGAAAATGTAATcaattacttaattttatttttttcaaatggtCAATATATACTTTTCTGGGATGTAATAAATTTAGACTTTTAAAGCCCTTTCCACCTGATTTCACTACGCATCAAATGATGTAGTGATTGATTTCtatgtaaaattttaaataaatactatttAGCTTTTCCTGGGGGTTAGGTCTGTCATTATAATTACATATATGTTATAATTACTTATATTTGGACGTAATCTCTAATAATTCTTCTTGACAACAATtaacaattatttaataatatttatcacaattattctAAGAACAACATATCTtctcaaaaaaaattatgtaatggTGTTACTGTGACAGGTTTCCTGGGGGGTTTCATGTATATTAACCATAAAAgttttgtttgctgtgttaatCTCACATTTTCTCCCCCTGAACAGGGATTTATGACGGTAATTCTGTAGCTATAATATTAGCACGTGTTTTAGGGAGTTTCCCACCCGGAGGCGTGTACTGGCATTTCCGCCCTGAGGGGGCGCTGTGGACCCTCACAGTCCACCAATCAAACGTCAGAGGCCTGAAGACGGAAGCTCGGCTACAGCAGCATCAACAATCCCGACAGGGAGCGAGCGGTCAGCGGTCAGACAGGAACCATTTTAACGGGTTTAACTCAGAAACCCTGAGACTTTAGGGGCGCTGCGGACATGTCGGTGTTCGGGAAGCTGTTTGGTGGCGGAGGGAAGGCGGGGAAAGCCGCGACCCCGCAGGAGGCGATCCAGAAGCTCCGGGAGACGGAGGCGATGTTGACCAAAAAGCAGGAGTTCCTGGAGCAGAAGATCTCGGCCGAGCTGCTGACGGCCAAGAAGAACGGCACCAAAAACAAACGAGGTAACTAGATAACCTGCTACTGTGTGTTTATGagctttatattaatatttaaaacgtATCTGGCTCTTTTACCCCAGTTCACTTTAAATACTAAGTACTGTTTACTGACTACCtgcgctaggttagctagtagcTAAACCGAACCTACTAAACCCAGTTAAACCCAGTAAACTAAAGCTTATAGACTAAGAAAGAGGCCACCACTAAACCCAGGGTGTTAATATGGTGTTTCTACcctgtttatgtttttatttatattgatctTTATCTCACACATGGATTATATATAGAACCTCCAGCTGTGTTTTTTAGCAAGTTCAGCTACATTAAGGAAGTGTACTGGAGCTGAAAGGTGTGACGAAGTCTCTTATCATGTGTGCGTGATCTAATTTTGCGTCACGGTGGAAAAACTGGTTGCGACACAGGGGAGCAGTCCATGTTCCGTAAATCCGGCTCCTGAATCCAGTCCAAGGTTTCGCTCTGTTCCAGTTGTTGCGCGGCTGTTGCTAACATACCTGAGCCAGGTAATCAGCGCCGCACAGCCCTGATAGGCTAACGTGTGTTAGTAGACTGAGGGAAAACACGGAGTGGATCATTGTTTCCGTGGACTGGATTGTAAACGCTGGGTTTCTGTAGCTAGATAGACAGTGAGTGTTTTGTTTTAACTCTGTTAAAACCTAGCATAGCCGGTTAGAAAATCGAGACTAGCTGCTTTAACGTGTCTAAAAAGACAACGAATCTATCAAATATAATATCCTTATAGGTTATatatactgtctgtgtgttttctgtttaagTTTAGTGCAACCAAACAAACTCATAATGCAACAGTGATGTTTAATTGCTTCCACATGATCACAGTTCCATTTTAacactattttacacttttttaagctttaaaaaagccatattttgtatattttccaTTTAAGTCAGTTATTgttaatacatacatacacaatcaTTTTCCAACTTGTCTTTATCCAGTATAATTAAACAGCAGTTTTTGTTTAGATTGGCAGTCCTGTTTCTATAACCCTCTCAAAGAAGCAGTCCAGATTAAGCCACTCTGTTTAACATGCCCATGAATAGACAAGCGGAATTTCTGGTAGCTGGATTGTTGGATATTAGTGCTGGGCAGAAACAAAACATGATTTGAACAAaaaatatcacttttttttaaGATCCTGGTGATTTCACTGTATATCATGGGattttgattaatattatttgcttatatattttagatttatttttgtgTTAAGTTTGTGGCTTATTCTACTACCAGTACATGTAAACTAAAACatgaaggctttgattactataggGTTTACTTTGACCAAACAGTTACATAATATATAAAGGAATAAATCTGCATAAGCAggaaaacatttttatttcattgtgCAAACTGCAgcgtatttaaataaaaacagatatgCTAACAACTTTACTATGCATttcaaaatacaataaattattctggAAGCCAAGttcccttggttctccagttacCAAATTTCAGTGTGTATGAATTTTATTCTTCATGCTACAGTATTAGAGTAATGGAGCATGAGCACTGTAGCACTATAGTTAAAATggctatactgtatgtgtgtctgtcCCAGTAAGATATGAATTGAattcagtgttttagtgtgtttttattatcactaaataaataattctatACTCAAGACTGGGTGTAACCTGCCCAGTGCAGTTTATTTTACTCCAGTTTTTGATAATCaatcagagtgcattattaatataataagtgATTGACTAATTTCTGAGGAGGGCTACTGTATTTCataatatcactaaatatattgCGAAACAAATTATTTTGAGGTCAGTTTTGTCCAATTTCGTGCTCCTAAGTGGTACTCTGATGGTGTTCCATTCATTACTTATAGGATGAGTTGGAGCGGTAAATATTCCAACATCCGAACCTCACTAATGCACTTGTTGCTGATTGCAATCTAGTAAAAAGCCTTACCGGGACAGAAGAGAGTGTTCCAAACAATACCATACAAAAACAATATTAACTCTTTAAAAGTATAGATTTCATAAATAAAAATGACTAAGCAGGTGTCATATGTAAATATGACCTCATAAAAACAGAGAATTAAAAATTAGATGTTTTGTCAGCCTATTTTTTATATGTGGATTGTGAAAACTGGTTGGTGAATGGTAGTTTTGATACTTTTGAAATGGATGTTTCCACCTTTTGCCCACCCCCGCAccccctacccccccccccccccccccccctcaccaaTTGCCCATTTTTAGTAAATAAATTGTCTTTTCCGTTATATAAGGATCAGGGTTCTCTTTAAACTTATTTGACCTCAAATATAGACCAGTCGATATGACTCATTTCCCTGAGTCATCTACAACTGTGTCAACATTCATGAACTGGCACAGTGTAAAGTAATTCAGACGACGTCATACTGtatttatatctataaatagaGTCTGAAAAGGTGTTTTTCCACTTTCTCTAGCTGCTCTTCAGGCCCTGAAGAGAAAGAAGCGCTACGAAAAGCAGCTAGCTCAGATTGATGGCACTCTGTCTACCATCGAGTTCCAGCGGGAGGCTTTGGAAAATGCCAACACTAACACAGAAGTGCTCAAAAACATGGGCTTCGCAGCCAAGGCCATGAAGAATGCTCATCAGAACATGTAAGATCAAAAAGTACATTCACATTCATACTAGTGGTTATCAGTCATGCTGTCAGGCTTGTCACAATATTTACGTTATTGATTTATTCTACAGTGTGTGAACATGCCGTCGATCATCATTGCTGACCTCATTATTGTCCATTGTTTACTTAGTGAGAAAttatttataacattataactATTATAACATAGTTGAGTTGCTATATAACATAAAAATGTTGTATTCCAAGTtgatttaatattctaattcCTAATAATTAAAAGTTGGGTGCTCcttaaaagggtgtaattacattattatgcaTTCATTATCATTTATACGAGCACCTAAAAATTACAGTAGTATTGTTTATCGCAGTTATTTTGTGACTACATATCTTCCAAAAGACTAAAGTTATTGTGAGAGGCCTGTCATTATAAAAACCttgtatgtctgttttttttttcggtttcACTTTCTAACATATTCAGAATCTGGTAGATGTTCTTTACATTAAAATTTTAATGATTGATGAAACAATAGAAACACTCcaaaatacaattattaaaaaaacattatttgtacATTGGCTTCCactgaaaaggatttaaaaaaaatgttttaattaattattgtcTGTTTTTCATCCCTCTCATGTCTGTAGGGACATAGACAAAGTAGATGACCTTATGCAAGACATTACTGAACAGCAGGAGCTGGCTCAGGAAATCTCAGATGCCATTTCTAAGCCTGTTGGCTTTGGAGAAGAGTTTGATGAGGTACGATAAcatatttgtttctttaaaaactACAGTAAtctttattgttgtgtttttttattttattttacagctttttatttttctaaacaaaaaaaatactgttgcACTGTTGAACtctatttactattattattattattattattattattattattattacataaactAATTATACGAAAACatcttttaattaaatatatacaatttacaCTGtagaaaatgctatttttttgtatttgtatctgATCTTGTACATACAGTAATGCTTTAAGCAGACTTAGAATTGAGCTTTTTTCAGAAACATGCCTAATAAACTGGATTAATGTTCTTTGTACTTAAATTTGGTAATTCTGCAGAagtcatttaaatgcattttttactCCCAGTAAACATGTATGTTAATTGGCAAAGGTCTGTCTGTATTAAGCACTGTCATCAAGACCTCTATAAAAgggaaatataataaaatataaatgatgaaaagcattattatttattagttttatttaaaaaaaaaaactctttaccaGCATAACAGCTTAAAAATCGAATTCATTTCGACTGCATTGCTTTAGGTTGCCTAGCAAACAATGTGTCTGACTCATTCTGTTGTGAGCACTGTGCACTGTTTCAGTATCCCATGACCTAATTAGTGGTTATCATCTCCAGGACGAGTTGATGGCTGAACTGGAGGAGCTGGAACAGGAGGAACTGGACAATACCCTGCTGGAAATTGGTGGCACAGAAAATGTACCGCTGCCCAGCGTGCCTTCCACCTCATTACCCTCCAAACCGAGTAAGCCAGGTTTTGTGCTGTACAGGACTTATTCACAGATCAGAAACTATATTGCATCATGAAGGGAACTGATGTGACTAAGCAGTCATAATACAATCACAATAATCTGACAATTTTTTATTGTCTGTGTTAAATTAAACACAGCTGTGTAAACAGTTACAGATTCAATGTAACTAAAGACATCTATATGCAATACTGTGGAGAAAAATGTTGTAAAACAAAATGTTCTAGACAAAGTCTAGAAAGCACAAATCTATGatgttaaatcaataaaataaacacacaaatggtattttattataatatcttgCTTTCAAAATATTTTGAAACATATTATAGAAGAAAGGGTTGGTTGCCTTAAGATACTGTATCTGTCTGTACTGCTGATTTGAATAGAAGATTTGAAGACTGATTTCCTAGGTCTGATTAGTTTAAATCTAAAGTAAGtacatttacatgcacttcataatctgattactgcagaacattagTTTGTTAGTTTGTCAGTAATCCAATCAATGTGTTAACATGAACCTGGGTAATCAAATAACAGGAAATCTGAGTAGgccaataatcagatttttgctatGCAACCAGACAATTCTCCTTTAGAATAATTGCAATGTAAACATCacataaaactctttttttttttttttttttttaattggggcTGTTTTCCAGAAAGGAATAAAGCCTAGCTTTAGACTACAGAGCCCTTTGAATGGAGATCTTTGGCTTGAAAACTAtcctattattatttaaaatgtaaatcctTTAGTTTTATTCTCAGTCCGAAAACATTTTATTGCCATCTTGCAGGTGTGAATATACTCCGGTTAAAAGGATGCAAGGACTAAGAAATATGATTAATAAGCTAAAATCCAGCTCACTTTTTTTCGATTTCATATAATCTAAGAAATCAGAGTATTCCGTTTACATACTACTAGCATAATCTGATAACTGATGATTGCagaaatcagattatgaagtgcatgtaaatgcactCAGTAGGAGATGGCTAAAGCGAGGCTGTCGAGGCCTCTCTGTAAAGGGCTGTTGTGAATGCAAGTTTGCATTCCAACCAAGTGGGAGCACACCAGACCAATTGTTAGAAACTAGAATGAACTGAGTGGAGTCATGAGAAGCTTGCAGTTTCACTAGATTCACTGTTGTAAGATAAGAATGGACACAGCTGGGTTAAACATCGTATGTTTTGTGATAAATGGGCTAatctaaacaaattaaaattacttaataaAAAGTAGCCACTGATAGAAGGTTTAGATTTAGTACAAACTATGACTTACCAacgagtgcaaaaaaaaaaaagtgcagctgCACTCCGCTCCCAGCAATATGTTCCTctcataataacaaaaaaatatttatagtaattataaatctatgtatattttctatttgcagccaagaagagagaggaagaggatgaaGACGACATGGAAGAGCTGAAGGCATGGGCGATGTAAATCCAGCCTAAGCTGCCAAACTACCGGACTGTCTTATCACTTGATATGGTTGAAGGATGTTCAGAGTGGACCTGAACACCTTCAGAGGGTTAATGTTGAGAAGCCACATGTCTAGGAAGCTGTAGCTCTTGttacttggtaaaaaaaaaaaaaacaccaggaaCACAGGGGCTACCCAGGCAAAGGGATGTGAAACAGGCTATggaagacaagacaaaacaaaacaaagaacaaTAATAACAATCAGTCAAAATTTTATCTGCGAAAAGCCCCCCGATGGTCATCTATGATTGACATTCTTTTCCTAATATCCAAATGAAAATAGAGATTCATCAAATTCTCAAAGCTTGTTGAGTGGCTTTTGTGTGATTTAAGCCTCATAAAAGGTCTACCTCTGTTTGTTTATTGTAGTAGAATTTGTCTTTATCCACATAGCCTGATATGGAAGGTGCCAGGGTTCCAGGTTTCAGACTCATCCTGTCATAAAGCCTATTTGTTTTCATAAACATGCAAATACTTGTTCATATACAGCTGAATTTTCCTCCCTTTAGGTGCTCTGTTTCCTTATTCGTGTTTGAGAAGG encodes:
- the LOC103026801 gene encoding charged multivesicular body protein 4c, which gives rise to MSVFGKLFGGGGKAGKAATPQEAIQKLRETEAMLTKKQEFLEQKISAELLTAKKNGTKNKRAALQALKRKKRYEKQLAQIDGTLSTIEFQREALENANTNTEVLKNMGFAAKAMKNAHQNMDIDKVDDLMQDITEQQELAQEISDAISKPVGFGEEFDEDELMAELEELEQEELDNTLLEIGGTENVPLPSVPSTSLPSKPTKKREEEDEDDMEELKAWAM